A section of the Pseudomonas lini genome encodes:
- the lysM gene encoding peptidoglycan-binding protein LysM — protein sequence MSIFSFVKEAGEKLIDLLTPGNANASEQLKEHISKVGLGNPNVQATIEGDKVIVTGEVASQEEKEKILLAVGNIAGVGSVDDQITVTGPVAQAARFVTVKKGDTLSAISKAEYGDANKYNKIFEANKPMLSHPDKIYPGQVLRIPE from the coding sequence ATGAGTATTTTTAGCTTTGTGAAAGAAGCAGGCGAAAAACTTATCGATCTGCTGACACCTGGCAATGCGAATGCCAGCGAGCAACTGAAGGAACACATCAGCAAGGTCGGCCTGGGTAATCCGAATGTTCAGGCGACAATCGAGGGCGACAAAGTCATCGTCACCGGGGAAGTGGCGAGCCAGGAGGAGAAGGAAAAGATTCTGCTGGCCGTGGGCAATATCGCCGGTGTCGGCAGTGTGGATGACCAGATCACCGTAACAGGTCCGGTTGCTCAGGCGGCGCGCTTCGTCACCGTTAAAAAGGGTGACACCCTCAGCGCGATTTCCAAGGCCGAATACGGCGACGCGAACAAGTACAACAAAATCTTCGAGGCTAACAAACCAATGCTTTCGCATCCGGACAAGATCTATCCGGGGCAGGTGTTGAGGATTCCTGAGTAA
- the yrfG gene encoding GMP/IMP nucleotidase, whose protein sequence is MSLLPWHDIDTVLLDMDGTLLDLHYDNHFWMEHLPQRYAELHGVSRAMAELELQPLFERNAGQLQWYCLDFWSAELKLSVRELKLETAHLIALRPDADTFLAAIKQAGKRVVLITNAHRDSLSLKLERIELAPYFERLISSHDYGFPKENPQFWDALQADIGFDPTRSLFIDDTLPILRSARDFGVAHLLAVSEPDSRKGPKDTAEFAAVGDYRELITGL, encoded by the coding sequence ATGTCCCTGCTGCCCTGGCACGACATCGATACCGTTTTGCTGGATATGGACGGCACGTTACTGGACCTGCACTACGACAACCATTTCTGGATGGAGCACCTGCCTCAGCGTTATGCCGAACTGCATGGGGTGAGCCGGGCCATGGCGGAGCTGGAATTACAGCCGCTGTTCGAACGCAATGCCGGTCAGTTGCAATGGTACTGCCTGGACTTCTGGAGCGCCGAGCTGAAGCTGTCGGTGCGCGAACTGAAACTGGAAACCGCGCACCTGATTGCCCTGCGCCCGGATGCGGACACGTTTCTGGCCGCGATCAAACAGGCCGGCAAACGCGTAGTACTAATCACCAACGCCCACCGCGATTCGCTGTCATTGAAACTGGAACGAATTGAACTGGCGCCGTATTTCGAGCGGTTGATCAGCTCTCACGATTACGGTTTCCCCAAGGAAAACCCGCAGTTCTGGGATGCCTTGCAGGCCGACATCGGCTTCGACCCGACACGCAGTCTGTTTATCGATGACACGCTGCCGATTCTGCGCAGTGCGCGTGATTTTGGCGTGGCGCATCTGCTGGCCGTGAGCGAGCCGGACAGCCGCAAAGGGCCGAAGGACACGGCCGAGTTTGCGGCGGTGGGGGATTATCGGGAGCTCATCACAGGGCTTTAG
- the nudE gene encoding ADP compounds hydrolase NudE: MRQKPTVLAREIVATSRLFCVEELKLRFSNGVERTYERLVSKGTGHGAVMIVAMLDADHAVLVEEYCGGTDAYELSLPKGLIEPGEDVLAAAERELMEEAGYGARQLEHLTELSLSPGYMSQRIQVVLATDLYEERLEGDEPEPMGVEKINLRELSALAQNPRFTEGRALAALYLARDVLTQRGVFLP; the protein is encoded by the coding sequence ATGCGCCAGAAACCCACCGTACTCGCCCGCGAGATCGTCGCCACCAGCCGTTTGTTCTGTGTCGAAGAGCTGAAGTTGCGCTTTTCCAATGGCGTGGAGCGTACTTACGAGCGTCTGGTCAGCAAAGGCACCGGTCATGGTGCGGTGATGATCGTGGCGATGCTCGACGCGGATCACGCCGTATTGGTGGAGGAATACTGCGGCGGCACCGATGCCTACGAATTGTCCCTGCCCAAAGGCTTGATCGAGCCGGGCGAAGATGTGTTGGCAGCGGCCGAGCGGGAGCTCATGGAAGAGGCCGGGTATGGCGCGCGGCAGCTGGAACATCTGACCGAGTTGTCTTTGTCACCCGGCTACATGAGCCAGAGAATCCAGGTGGTGCTGGCCACCGATTTGTACGAAGAACGCCTGGAAGGTGATGAACCCGAGCCGATGGGGGTGGAAAAGATCAACCTGCGCGAATTGTCAGCCTTGGCGCAGAACCCGCGATTCACCGAGGGCCGTGCCTTGGCGGCGCTGTATCTGGCCCGTGATGTGCTGACTCAGCGTGGGGTGTTCCTGCCATGA